Within bacterium, the genomic segment GAAAGACGGCAAGAGCCTGCTGCCTGTCACCGCCCTCGTGAATTTCGTATTCCTGGCCAAGGCCCCATTTCATCTGCTTTCTAAGATCCTCGTCGTCGTCAACGATGAGGAGGATGTTTTTGTCTGTCATGGGACATTTTCTCCGTGTGGGGGACAAAGGTTCTTCAGGTAAAATGGACTCCGGGTCCTCGCTGACGCTCACCCCGGAGTGACTGCATACAGCCAAACAGCAACATGATCCTAAACATTAATTTTAAACACCCTTCTTCGCAGAAACCACAGGCAGATAGACCTCAAAAACGGCCCCCTCGCCGGGACGGCTTTTGACGCTGATCCTCCCGCCATGAGCCTCCACGATGGTGCGGCACTGGTAAAGACCGATCCCCAGCCCGTTCGGCTTGGTGGATTTAAAGGGGCCAAATAGCGACGTCGATAAAAAGGCCTCTTCCACACCCGGTCCGTCATCCTCCACTTCCAGGACAACCCATCCGTTCTGGCGATAAGTTCTGACAATGATAGCTCCGTTACCATCAACGGCTTCGATGGCGTTGAGAACCAGGTTCGTCACCACTTTTGAGATCTGTTCATGATCGATCATGATCTCGGGAACTTCCTGGTACTGCTTTTCGATGCTGACTCCCGAAGGCGGCTCCATCTCGGCCAGGCACCTGTTGACCACTGGTTCGATGCTCCCCGGTTCTGGATGGACAATGGACATCTCCCTGAGTTCCGCCATCCTGCGCGACAGGACATTGATCTTGTCGACACTTTGTGAAACAAGCTTCAGGGCATCGTGGCGGAACTCCTCACTGTTCAGATGGTCCGGAAAATTCTGCAGCATCATGGAAAGTTTTGAGGCCACGTTTTTCAGATCGTGGACGAAAAAGGCTGAGAATTTACTTAACGCTTCCATCTCCCGGGCGTTTTGCAGCCGTTCGGACAGCTGGAGGCTCTGGATACTGGTCGCGGCCTGGCCTGCGATCGTCCCCATGAGGTCGTACTCCTCCACACCCATCGGCTCGCCACGAACACGATCGTCCAGGGCGATGAAACCCAGGAGGTCTGAACCCAGCCAGAGGGGCGCACAATAACGCAATCCAAGGCTTTCCAGAAAGGCTTCATTCTCCTCTGTATACTGCCTCAAAGCACTATCGGTACTGTCAAAAAGATCGAAGGGGCTTTCTCTGACCGCAAGACGCTTTTTCAAAGATGCCACCAGTCCAGGGGACATTTCTACCAGGTCGCCGGACCCGGAAAGGGATGTTGAACCCGCCAGGGAAAGGGTCGCCTCCCCTTCTCCAAAGAGCCAGATATTGACGGAAAGAATCTCCAGCATCTCAGACAGGAGACTTGCAGTATTGCCGGCCAGGTCCCGGATATTCCTGGAGTTGGCCGTTCTCTCCGTAAACGTTATCCAGGTTTTCCTGTAATCGTATTTCGGGCGGCTAAGGTGCCGGGACACGAAAGTGTTGACAGCAAACTTGACCCGATCGGAAAAGAGGATGGCCGACAGGAGAAGAAGGGCGGCGAAGACAGCGAGTCCCAGAAGTTCGTAGGAGAAGGGCCCACCCAGCAGGGAAAGGACCTTTGTCAGGACACCCACGAGAACCAGGTAGGTTCCCACGACCATGAGGACCAGGGAGCGTTTGATGAATCC encodes:
- the prsK gene encoding PEP-CTERM system histidine kinase PrsK, giving the protein MDFSQNIELYIIFIAALFSAVLALYALVKGPHSISHRFFALGMFLLAAELTVGGMAYHQKNLLDQLMWLRIRNVITALIPGAWFLFALSFGERDFKQRLIKWKWVTLGILLLPLSFPVLLNPSFYEGVSVPAGGGHSVFHLGWPGYLFYLSLIPGFVVLMFVLENTLRFSRGIKRWQIKFLTLGVLGFFAVRIFVSSQAILFRTLNPEMELFLPAGALILANMFIAITLFRSRILPEDIYLSGGFIKRSLVLMVVGTYLVLVGVLTKVLSLLGGPFSYELLGLAVFAALLLLSAILFSDRVKFAVNTFVSRHLSRPKYDYRKTWITFTERTANSRNIRDLAGNTASLLSEMLEILSVNIWLFGEGEATLSLAGSTSLSGSGDLVEMSPGLVASLKKRLAVRESPFDLFDSTDSALRQYTEENEAFLESLGLRYCAPLWLGSDLLGFIALDDRVRGEPMGVEEYDLMGTIAGQAATSIQSLQLSERLQNAREMEALSKFSAFFVHDLKNVASKLSMMLQNFPDHLNSEEFRHDALKLVSQSVDKINVLSRRMAELREMSIVHPEPGSIEPVVNRCLAEMEPPSGVSIEKQYQEVPEIMIDHEQISKVVTNLVLNAIEAVDGNGAIIVRTYRQNGWVVLEVEDDGPGVEEAFLSTSLFGPFKSTKPNGLGIGLYQCRTIVEAHGGRISVKSRPGEGAVFEVYLPVVSAKKGV